The window TCGCCACTGCTGATTTAATTAAAGGTAATGGTGGAACCGAACGGCTTAAACGCCTCCTAGATATGTTTCAGCGTTATACCGGACGAGAGCATGATATTAATGTGCCAGTCTTCTTGTCGGAGAAAGCCACGGGTCATCGAAATCGCGCGATCGCCTACTTAATGCGGAATTTTGGCATGATTAGTGAGCAAATTGATGAAACCCTTGACCTTTACTTTCAGCAATGTTCGATGATGGTTAATGGTCGTGATCTAGCGATGATGGCTGCAACCCTAGCCAATGGTGGCATGAACCCAATCACCCAAGAACGTGCGATTGATGAGCGCTATGTCCAGGATGTGATTAGTGTGATGCTCACCTGTGGGATGTACGACTACTCTGGAGAGTGGACTTATCGAGTGGGGATGCCTGCCAAAAGCGGAGTTGGCGGTGGTATTACAGCCGTTGTTCCGGGGAAACTAGGAATTGGCACATTCTCACCACCGTTAGATGTAAAGGGAAATAGCGTCAGAGGCATCAAAGTTTGCGAAAACCTCTCTAGAGATTTTGGCTTACACCTGTTTAATGCTGCCAAACCCGAACGAGATTTGGAGGCTTGGATTGAAGGTAGCGATTCGATTGATAGTTGGTAGTCCCTACAGCATGGCTTAATTGCATTTTTATCTCAGTCATTGATTCAGAACCAAAAAGAAGTAGTATTGTGTCTAGCCAGCTTTTAAACCCCTCATCGCCTCTAACCTCTAGCCAAAAAAACTTAAACTGGTTAACGTCTAAACTTCCAAAGAAGTTTCGTCTCCGAGCCGTTCTGGTTGTTCCTTTTATCATTCCCATCTTTGTATCGACTGGATTAGTAGGGTGGCTCTCCTTCCGTAATGGACAAAGAGCGATCGATGACCTCGCGACTCAGTTGAATAGCGAAATTAGTAATCGCATCCAGCAGCACGTTTTGAGCTATCTCAATAAATCTCATCAAGTTTTACAAATAACGAATGCTGGCATCCAAAGTGACAACTTAAAACTGAATAATTTTGCCGCTTTACAGCGCTATTTTTGGCGAATTGTGCAAAACGGTGAGACGGAGACGTATCTGTCCTTTGGTAATGAGCAAGGGGAGTTTGTGGGGGTCGAGCATTTAGAAAATGGTAGATTTCAGCTCAAGATTCGGACTCAAGAGATTGCACCGAAACGTGACGTTTACTTTCTTGACGATCAAGGCAATCGCGCAATACTGGCGAACCGTGCTGAGTACGATCCTCGCCAGCGTCCTTGGTATCAGGCGGCTAAGCAAACTGGTAAACCGACATGGAGTCCAATTTATCCTTTTTTCTCTCGTAAGAATACCTCTTTGGGCATTTCGTCAGTGATGCCTATCTTTGAGTCAACAGACAAATTATTGGGAGTTTTATGTATTAATGTAACCTTAACGCGAATTACAGAATTTCTCGAAAACTTACGGATTAGTCCTCATGGACAGAGCTTTGTGCTCGAGCGATCGGGAGACTTAGTAGTTAGCTCGAAAATTCAACAACCCTTCCTCGTTAAAGGAGAGGGAGATAACCGTGAGATCGAGCGAATTAAAGCGATAAGTAGCAATAATTCAACGGTACGGGCAACCACCCAACATTTAGTAGAACGTTTTGGCAATCTCAGTGCCATTAATAGCAGCCAAAATTTTAAATTTAAAATGGAGGGGGCATGGCAATATGTCCAGGTACTTCCCTGCCAGGATGAGCGGGGTATTGATTGGCTGATTGTTGTTGTCGTTCCTGAATCTGATTTCATGGGACAAATCAATGCTAATACCCGTACAACAATTTTATTATGTTTAGTTACACTCGTTGTAGCTACAACAATCGGTATTCTCACAGCTCGCTGGATTAGTCAACAGATTCTTAAGTTAAACAATGCTTCTCAAGAAATTGCCAGGGGTGACCTGAATCAAAACATTGAAGTCAACGGCATTATTGAGATAGAAAATCTTTCAGCTTCATTTAACAGTATGGCTCATCAACTGCAAGAGTCATTTGATAGCCTAGAAGCAAAAAATGCCGACTTAGAGCAGGCGAAAGAAGCCTTAGCCCAGGCAAAAGAACAACTAGAGGCTGTTTTAAATGCCGTACCCGGATCGATTTCTTGGGTGGATTCTAATGGACTCTACCTTGGCGTTAATCGGCATCTCGCTGAAAGCTTGAACCTAACCCCAGATAGCATTGTTGGGAAAGAAATTGGCTTTTTCAAAAATAGCTCACAGTATGCTGAGTTTATGCATCAGTTTCTTGCCAGCGCTGAATCCTCTAGCTCTCAAGAAATTCTGGTAAACGTTAATGGCTCTGTCCGATATTATCTGATGGCCGTGCAGAAATATCAGCAGGGTACAGCTACGGTATCTGTAGGAATTGATGTTACCAAGCGTAGACAGGCACAGGAAGCTTTAAGGATTGCTGAAGAAAATTATCGCAGTATCTTTGAAAATGCCCTGGAAGGGATTTTTCAGTCCACATCTGATGGACACTACATTAGTATCAATCCAGCGATGGCACGCCTTCATGGATACGATTCTCCGGATGACATGATGGTCAGTGTGACAGAGATTGGTCGTCAACTTTATGTTGACCCTAGCTGTCGCAGTGAGTTCAAGCGCTTGATGCAAGAAAAGGGAGAAGTCAACAGCTTTGTATATCAGGTTTATCGGAAAGATAGCAGTATTATTTGGGTGGAGGAGAATACAAGAGCTGTCCGTGATACCTATGGAAATGTGCTGTACTACGAAGGCATCATTCAAGACATCTCCAAACGCAAGCAGGAAGAAGATGCACTCAAACGTCAACTCCAAGAATTACGCATTGAGATTGACCAGCAAAAGCGGAAACAGGATGTTGCGGAGATTACTCAATCTGACTACTTCCAGGAGTTGCAGGCTGCTGTAGAACGATTACGATTTGACGAGGATTGGTAATCCGTTTTCAGTTACATGTACCACACACTAAGAACACGATATTAAACATCGAGTTGGTACAGTGATATCGGCTCTTCAATCCCCTCAAATTCTCGCTGTCCCAGATTAATCGGTTGCAGGGGTAAAAAATTTTTAACCGCTTCATAAACCGATTGAGAAATACAAATTCCTCCGGAGGGAGCTTCAGCTTGTAATAGCTCCGCAATCTTGATTCCTGTTCCAATAATATCGCTGCAACTGAAAATCACTTCACCCAAATGAATCCCAATGCGATGAGTGAGTAAAGGTTCTATAGGAGGTTCCGCCGTCTGCCGTAAAGCCAGTTGAATCTCTTGAGCACAATTTACCGCATTCAGCACATTCGGAAAGTAGATTAATAACCTAGCACCGAACGATTTGAGTAGCTGACCTTCAAACTGTTGAGCCAGTTGGCTAATCAATTGGAAGTCTTGGTAAAGCTGAGCCTGTGTTCGTTCTGGGTTCATGTTGAGATTCGCCTGAAAATTTACAGCATCCGTGAAAACAATCGTAGCGAGGCGACTGTCTTGGATTAAATTTAGCTGCAATCGACTTAGGCGATCGCTAAAATACTGACGATACAAAGTGCAACTCGGCACTACCCGCTGATTATGCCCCCGCACCAGCCCCATACTTTGTAATTTAAACGCCTGTACTGGTTCTAATTCCACAGCGTTTTGGGACTTGACAACCTGCATCAACGCACTCACGAGTTCTGGATACTGCTTAAGATTCCATAATTGCCGTCTCAAATAATCGCTGTACAGTCCATCTTCTGCGATGGCTGTTTCTAAGAGTTCCTCAAGCGTAATCTCTTCATTACTAATATGATGAAGTGCCAACTGGACTAAATAAGGATTCCCACCAATCAACGCCATTAATTGTTCGACTTGCTGATTCGTCCAATTCAATTCATATCGGATTGCTAAATCTTTAACTTGCTCAGCCGTAAACTCTGGCAACTCCATCGACAACCCAACATTAAAAGGGGATTGATTGATGTTGAGCGGAATATAAACTTCTGTGGAATGAACCACTAATAACCGCAATTTTTGCCAAACATCACTACTTTCATCTCCATACTTAGCTTTTTCATACCAAGCTCGCAGCAAGCCAAAAAAGTCGGTGGCAATTTCTGGGTAGTTAAATACCGCATCCACTTCATCTAATGCCAAGACGATAGGACTATCGATTGCGGCTAACAAGTAATTTTCAAAATAATCTGTGCAGTTATAATTGCTGCCAAAGATATCATCCCAATACTTGGATAGCTGATTGGGAACACCTAAACTCCGGCTTACAATGGCACAAAACCACTGGAGAAAACGAGTTAAATTGGAGAACACGGTTGCATCCGCCAATTGAAAACTTAACGTCACGGTTTTATAACCTTGCGTTCGCGCCGAAGAGAGAATCCTCGCCATCAGCGAAGTTTTCCCCATCTGCTTGGGCGCTTTGATCCGAATCAACGCTCCCGGCTGCAAAATTGTCTCGTAACCCAGTCGCTCAATGGGAGGACGTTCTACATAAAAGGGAGAATTGAGAGGGACTTGACCTTTGAGGGTAACTCCCTGCTGATTCTCAAAATTTTCGCGCTCCTGCTTCGTGTAGTCACTGGGGTTGAGTGTCAGCTCAAAGGCGCTGAAAAACGATTCCAAGCTGTGTCGATCAACTGCAATTTCGCGGCGTTGGATTCGGGTGAGCGTATTAATACTCAAGCTTGTGCGATCGCGCAACTCTTCCAGAGTATAGAGGTTGCCTGCATTTTGTTGAATTTCTGACTGCCGCTTCGCGGTTTGCAGCCGATTCAAACCTTGAGCCGTTAAGATCACACCTCGTTTACGCTTGGCTGGTCGATTTTCTATAGACACTAAATTTTAAATCCTCCCAAGGAAATAATTTCTTGGGCTGTCTTCTGGTCAATCCGCACAGCTAGGGTATCAGGCTGGGATTTTGCCTGTGAAATTTTCTTATCCTCAGATTAACAGCTCGGCTGGCTCATCTATCCTACTAAAGCCGATGAGTTTTTCCGGAGTGAGCTTGAATCGTTCAGTTTCTGAGGTCAGGAGCGACTTAATTTTAGCAATGTTAGGGATTGGACATCTATCGTTCATTAGGTTTTTTCAAGCGTTGCGCGTTGGCGTAAGCACTACACCAACGCGCTTTCAGGAGAAATTAGTAAATATAGTCCTGTAACGCCTTCACCTCCAAGGGTTGGGACTGCAATGAGCGAATAGCCGCCGCCGTCGCCTTCGCCCCCGCAATCGTGGTGACAATAGGAACTTTGTAAGCCAAGGAACTACGGCGAATTAACCGCCCATCCACTCGTGCCTCTTCTCCAGAGGGTGTGTTGATAATGAGCTGAATCTGCTTATTTTTAATCCAATCCAGCACATGAGGACGACCTTCATGGAGTTTGAGTACCAACTCAACATCGATCCCATGATCTTTGAGTGCAAGTCTTGTCCCTTCCGTGGCGACAACATGAAAGCCCAAGGCGATGAAGTCTTTCACCACTGGGACAACACTGGGCTTATCGCGATCGCTGGTTGAGACAAACACGGTACCGGAAAGGGGCAAGTGCTGATTAGCGCCTAATTCAGCCTTGGCAAATGCCTTACCAAAGTCTACGTCAATCCCCATCACCTCACCCGTGGAGCGCATTTCTGGCCCCAAAATCACGTCCGTACCCGCAAATTTCTCAAAGGGTAACACGGCTTCCTTAACGGCAACGTGCTTGATCGTGGGTTCTTGAGTCAATTCTAGGGATTCTAGAGTTTCACCGGACATAATGCGAGAAGCCAGTCCTGCCAGGGGCACCCCGGTTGCCTTCGAGACATAAGGAATGGTACGCGATGCTCTGGGGTTGGCTTCCAGGATGTAAACTTGCGGTTCATAGCCTTGGAGTCCAACCACCGCAAACTGGATATTCATCAACCCAATCACTTTGAGTTCCTTCGCCAACTCTACCGTCCAAGTGCGAATTTTGTCCAAGACGGTTGGGGGGAGGGAGACGGAAGGGAGGGAACAAGCCGAGTCACCGGAGTGAATCCCCGCCTGTTCAATATGCTCCATAATGCCACCAATCACCACACGACCCGTATGGTCTGCGATCGCATCCACATCCACTTCAACGGCGTTTTCCAGGAACTTGTCAATCAGAATTGGATGTTCTGGCTCAACTTGTACGGCAAACGTCATGTACCGTTCCAACTCCATGTCGGAATAGACAATTTCCATCGCCCGTCCTCCCAATACATAAGAAGGACGCACCACCACTGGATAACTAATGCGCTTAGCTACATCCAAGGCTTCTGAGTAACTCCGGGCTGCACCATTGGGGGGCTGTTTGATGTCTAGCTTACGCAGGATTTTCTCAAACTTTTCTCGGTCTTCTGCAATATCAATCGAGTCCGGCGAAGTGCCCCAAATCTTGGTTAGCAGTGACTCTTGGATATCAGGACGGCGCAAAAATTCTTGCAAGGGTACCGCTAGTTTCAGGGGGGTTTGACCGCCAAACTGAATGATGATGCCTTCGGGTTGTTCGGTTTCGATGATGTTGAGAACGTCTTCTTTGGTTAGGGGTTCAAAGTAAAGGCGATCGCTCGTGTCATAATCGGTCGAAACCGTCTCTGGGTTGGAGTTGACCATAATCGTCTCAAACCCCTGTTTACTGAGAGCATAGGAGGCATGACAGCAACAATAGTCGAACTCGATCCCCTGTCCAATCCGGTTCGGGCCACCCCCCAAAATCATCACTTTGCGCCGATCAGAGGGTAACACCTCCGTTTCTTCCTCGTAGGTGGAGTAATAGTAGGGGGTGAAGGCTTCAAACTCCGCCGCACAGGTATCCACGACTTTGTAAACGGGTACAATACCCAAACTCTTGCGGTAAGCGCGAACCTCGTCTTCCGTAGTTTTAGTGGCGAAGGCAATTTGGCGATCGCTAAATCCTTGGCGCTTTACGTCCCATAATTGCTCTTTTGTCAACTGCTTTAAGGGAGTCCGCTTCAGGAATTTTTCAGTATCGAGCAACTGTTCAAACTTATCCAAAAACCAGGGGTCGATGTTGGTCAGTTCGTAAACTTCTTCCACCGTCATCCCCATCTGCATGGCGTGACGTACCGTAAAGATTCGCTCTGGATTGGGAGTTCTTAAGCCTGCGCGAATTTGCTCCAGAGAAGGTAGCTTCTCCGCCTGATCGCAACCCCAACCCGCGCGACCGGTTTCCAGCGACCTCAGCGCTTTCTGGAACGACTCTTGGAACGTGCGCCCAATCGCCATGGCTTCCCCAACCGATTTCATCTGGGTGGTGAGGACGGGTTCGGCACCGGGGAACTTCTCAAAGGCAAATCGGGGGACTTTCGTCACCACATAGTCAATCGTGGGTTCAAAGGAAGCGGGTGTTTTCTTGGTGATGTCGTTGGGGATTTCATCCAAGGTGTAGCCGACGGCTAGTTTGGCAGCCATTTTAGCGATGGGGAAGCCTGTTGCCTTAGAGGCTAAAGCCGAACTGCGAGAAACGCGAGGGTTCATTTCAATCACAATCAAGTCGCCGGTCACGGGATTAATGGCAAATTGAATGTTAGAGCCACCGGTTTCTACACCAATCTCGCGGATGATTTTAATTGAGGCATCTCGCAGCCGTTGATATTCTTTATCCGTCAGTGTTTGGGCAGGAGCAACGGTGATAGAGTCGCCTGTGTGAATTCCCATCGGGTCGATGTTTTCAATCGAGCAGATAATCACGACGTTATCAGCTAAGTCGCGCATCACCTCTAGCTCATACTCTTTCCAGCCCAAGAGCGACTTTTCTACTAAGATTTGCGACATGGGGGAGGCATCTATGCCCACCTGTGCCATCTCTTCATATTCTTCCTGGTTGTAGGCGATACCGCCTCCTGTGCCACCGAGGGTAAAGGCGGGGCGAATAATTAGGGGATAGGAGCCAATTTGTCGGGCAATGTTTTTTGCCTCATCCATGTTGTTCACAATTCCTGAAGGACAGACGGCGACTCCAATTCGCTCCATCGCTTCTTTGAACAACTGGCGGTCTTCCGCCATCTCAATGGCTGGGAGTTTGGCTCCAATCAACTCGACGCCATACTTCTCTAGCACCCCATTCTTGGCGAGGGCAACGGCAAGATTAAGGGCGGTTTGTCCCCCCATCGTGGGCAATAGGGCATCGGGACGCTCTTTTTCGATGACCTTTTCCACAATTTCTGGCGTCAATGGCTCAATATAGGTACGGTCAGCGGTTTCTGGGTCGGTCATGATACTGGCGGGATTGGAGTTGACCAGTACTACTTCATAGCCTTCTTCCCGGAGTGCCTTACAAGCCTGAGTACCGGAATAGTCAAACTCACAGGCTTGTCCAATTACGATGGGGCCAGAACCCAAGAGCAGAATTTTGTGGAGGTCGTCGCGGCGAGGCATATTTTGTTCGTCCGTCGTAGATGACAGTTCAGACCAAATTATTCTAAATTAAATGTCCTCACCGCAATTATTTGCAGTGATTTTATCTAAGTTTGATGACTTAGTGGATACAGTCTTAAGGGTCTCAGTATAGATGGGCGATCGCTTCTTGCGGCGGATTGGGACGGGGAACGCCCCCTCCCCTCATTGGCATAAACCGTCGTCGCATCTCAATATTTGTAACTATTCTTCACTTTCC of the Allocoleopsis franciscana PCC 7113 genome contains:
- the glsA gene encoding glutaminase A codes for the protein MAEKHDFQSLASSIQAVASPFRSYLNDLHEKYQSLNEGTVADYIPELALADPNWFGICAVTVEGQVFEVGNCKQLFTIQSISKAFVYGLALEDHGREYVNSKVSVEPTGEAFNSIVLDEKTNRPYNPMVNAGAIATADLIKGNGGTERLKRLLDMFQRYTGREHDINVPVFLSEKATGHRNRAIAYLMRNFGMISEQIDETLDLYFQQCSMMVNGRDLAMMAATLANGGMNPITQERAIDERYVQDVISVMLTCGMYDYSGEWTYRVGMPAKSGVGGGITAVVPGKLGIGTFSPPLDVKGNSVRGIKVCENLSRDFGLHLFNAAKPERDLEAWIEGSDSIDSW
- a CDS encoding PAS domain S-box protein, with amino-acid sequence MSSQLLNPSSPLTSSQKNLNWLTSKLPKKFRLRAVLVVPFIIPIFVSTGLVGWLSFRNGQRAIDDLATQLNSEISNRIQQHVLSYLNKSHQVLQITNAGIQSDNLKLNNFAALQRYFWRIVQNGETETYLSFGNEQGEFVGVEHLENGRFQLKIRTQEIAPKRDVYFLDDQGNRAILANRAEYDPRQRPWYQAAKQTGKPTWSPIYPFFSRKNTSLGISSVMPIFESTDKLLGVLCINVTLTRITEFLENLRISPHGQSFVLERSGDLVVSSKIQQPFLVKGEGDNREIERIKAISSNNSTVRATTQHLVERFGNLSAINSSQNFKFKMEGAWQYVQVLPCQDERGIDWLIVVVVPESDFMGQINANTRTTILLCLVTLVVATTIGILTARWISQQILKLNNASQEIARGDLNQNIEVNGIIEIENLSASFNSMAHQLQESFDSLEAKNADLEQAKEALAQAKEQLEAVLNAVPGSISWVDSNGLYLGVNRHLAESLNLTPDSIVGKEIGFFKNSSQYAEFMHQFLASAESSSSQEILVNVNGSVRYYLMAVQKYQQGTATVSVGIDVTKRRQAQEALRIAEENYRSIFENALEGIFQSTSDGHYISINPAMARLHGYDSPDDMMVSVTEIGRQLYVDPSCRSEFKRLMQEKGEVNSFVYQVYRKDSSIIWVEENTRAVRDTYGNVLYYEGIIQDISKRKQEEDALKRQLQELRIEIDQQKRKQDVAEITQSDYFQELQAAVERLRFDEDW
- a CDS encoding AAA-like domain-containing protein, whose protein sequence is MSIENRPAKRKRGVILTAQGLNRLQTAKRQSEIQQNAGNLYTLEELRDRTSLSINTLTRIQRREIAVDRHSLESFFSAFELTLNPSDYTKQERENFENQQGVTLKGQVPLNSPFYVERPPIERLGYETILQPGALIRIKAPKQMGKTSLMARILSSARTQGYKTVTLSFQLADATVFSNLTRFLQWFCAIVSRSLGVPNQLSKYWDDIFGSNYNCTDYFENYLLAAIDSPIVLALDEVDAVFNYPEIATDFFGLLRAWYEKAKYGDESSDVWQKLRLLVVHSTEVYIPLNINQSPFNVGLSMELPEFTAEQVKDLAIRYELNWTNQQVEQLMALIGGNPYLVQLALHHISNEEITLEELLETAIAEDGLYSDYLRRQLWNLKQYPELVSALMQVVKSQNAVELEPVQAFKLQSMGLVRGHNQRVVPSCTLYRQYFSDRLSRLQLNLIQDSRLATIVFTDAVNFQANLNMNPERTQAQLYQDFQLISQLAQQFEGQLLKSFGARLLIYFPNVLNAVNCAQEIQLALRQTAEPPIEPLLTHRIGIHLGEVIFSCSDIIGTGIKIAELLQAEAPSGGICISQSVYEAVKNFLPLQPINLGQREFEGIEEPISLYQLDV
- the carB gene encoding carbamoyl-phosphate synthase large subunit, giving the protein MPRRDDLHKILLLGSGPIVIGQACEFDYSGTQACKALREEGYEVVLVNSNPASIMTDPETADRTYIEPLTPEIVEKVIEKERPDALLPTMGGQTALNLAVALAKNGVLEKYGVELIGAKLPAIEMAEDRQLFKEAMERIGVAVCPSGIVNNMDEAKNIARQIGSYPLIIRPAFTLGGTGGGIAYNQEEYEEMAQVGIDASPMSQILVEKSLLGWKEYELEVMRDLADNVVIICSIENIDPMGIHTGDSITVAPAQTLTDKEYQRLRDASIKIIREIGVETGGSNIQFAINPVTGDLIVIEMNPRVSRSSALASKATGFPIAKMAAKLAVGYTLDEIPNDITKKTPASFEPTIDYVVTKVPRFAFEKFPGAEPVLTTQMKSVGEAMAIGRTFQESFQKALRSLETGRAGWGCDQAEKLPSLEQIRAGLRTPNPERIFTVRHAMQMGMTVEEVYELTNIDPWFLDKFEQLLDTEKFLKRTPLKQLTKEQLWDVKRQGFSDRQIAFATKTTEDEVRAYRKSLGIVPVYKVVDTCAAEFEAFTPYYYSTYEEETEVLPSDRRKVMILGGGPNRIGQGIEFDYCCCHASYALSKQGFETIMVNSNPETVSTDYDTSDRLYFEPLTKEDVLNIIETEQPEGIIIQFGGQTPLKLAVPLQEFLRRPDIQESLLTKIWGTSPDSIDIAEDREKFEKILRKLDIKQPPNGAARSYSEALDVAKRISYPVVVRPSYVLGGRAMEIVYSDMELERYMTFAVQVEPEHPILIDKFLENAVEVDVDAIADHTGRVVIGGIMEHIEQAGIHSGDSACSLPSVSLPPTVLDKIRTWTVELAKELKVIGLMNIQFAVVGLQGYEPQVYILEANPRASRTIPYVSKATGVPLAGLASRIMSGETLESLELTQEPTIKHVAVKEAVLPFEKFAGTDVILGPEMRSTGEVMGIDVDFGKAFAKAELGANQHLPLSGTVFVSTSDRDKPSVVPVVKDFIALGFHVVATEGTRLALKDHGIDVELVLKLHEGRPHVLDWIKNKQIQLIINTPSGEEARVDGRLIRRSSLAYKVPIVTTIAGAKATAAAIRSLQSQPLEVKALQDYIY